Sequence from the Papilio machaon chromosome 26, ilPapMach1.1, whole genome shotgun sequence genome:
gcaaccagcacatatctgagaataaattaaatgatctATGTGAAGTCTACCCATccgcactgggtcagcgtgcttgactatgtcctagtcacccctatcttggggtaggctccgagcttcTCAGTGGTGACATGTAGTGAGCTgaagatcatcatcatcatcatcatcatcagctcactatacgttgCTACCGAggggttcggagcctaccctaagttacgAGTCACTTcgccacgctggccaagtgcgggttggttgacttcacacatatctttgaatttcttctcagattcATCAcgttgttttccttcactgtaagaacgtcggataaagcTGAGGATGATGATGAGTGAATGTCAAAAATCGCCAAAACCAACCTTACATAATTATTGAATAAcctctttttaatataaaattcacatGAATATTCGCCATCCGCTAAATAAAACCGAAAttctaaaatctttaaatattacaaaaaaccagttttaaaatgtatttgaatgtGTAATTGTTATCGGAAACAAGAACAACTAATACGGATTAATATCTCTTTGTATTGACTTGTCTTTTGGAGGTACAAATGCTACTGCCTTCCGCAACCCAGCCAACGATTGGTTATTTACCATTGAAGatacttaaacttatattcGGCGGACAACAGGATAAGTGtgagaaatttatatttggcGTAGCGACTAGCGTACGAGCATATCTATAATATGGGCGCATTTGTCTACTTGTTCGTCATGTCAAGCGGCGCGGCGTCAGAAGATTGATATGTTTCAGcgaataaagttttaaaagatcAACGCAAGactattatcaaaaatatagagGTGGTAAAGAATAACAGTATCACTGAAGTATATAGTGATCACTACCTACTAGCAACAAGcttaaagtttttctattttgtttttacacatttttattttttataaatatttaattttaagaaattcctcccaagtagtagcggccggccgtaaaaactgaACCGAAAACATTAAGTATTATAAAGccttgtattttataaaaacgtgagtgggaaaaagacagggagatgataatatgaatgttaatataatacattgtAACTAATacagaatttaaaatcaataacgGTTCATTAGAACGGTTTTAATGAGATGGTTGTGTATCAGGTGGGcgtgttaataatattaagtacacAAAACGGgtggaaaaatgtaaaaattgctGATGGTTCAATAGAGAATatgattaacattaaaatagttaGATAAACTTAACTGGTTCGGTAGGAGAGGCATCGTTATCACGGTTGGtactgaaaaaatatatgtgaaaCCTACTGaggtatagaaaataataactgaAGACAAGGCAAGATGGCTTCAGTGTGACAAGGAGCTATTGTACTTATTTCGAAATTGACTCGCACCCTTTGCTACTGTGTattgttatttgattttaattttgcccaccgggtcagataatcTTTTATATCTTGCTTGAGTTGGTGGACTACGTATGACCGGCATGTATCTTTGATTGCCTTTGGTACACATATTATCCAAAATGTATCAGTGAATTTTGAATCTgtttctatttaatatgtgtccTGTTGGcgtgattaaaaatataaataaatgtagcgATTCTATGAAgtgaaaacaaaagacaatttatcaatatttgtcaaattcTTTCTTTATCCAAAAAGCCTCAAATAATCCAAGCGAGGGAAATTAAGTACTTTTTAATGACGACCTACATACATTGAGTATTAGAATTGCTGTATAGATAAGCTAGTAGATAAATGTAACGACATTTAAATAGCTCGACATAGGCTCAGCCGGCGAATTGGTGAAAGATGCGAgaggcggcgggcggcggtaGTGTGCTCTTCGCCTGCGCGGTCTTTCTGGCCCTGCTGGTCAGGCGCACCGCCTGCGCGCATAACTACACGATGCTCCAACAACAGGATGAACTATTGACAACCTACACCAAGGATTCACTTTCAAATTTTACGgaatttacaaaaaactaCGGATACTACTCCGAAGAACATGTGGTGATCACCGAAGATGGCTACATATTGTTTCTATTTCGTATACCGAAAGGCAAAAACTGTAACGGATCAGTAGTGAAACCACCCGTATTACTGATGCACGGCTTGCTGATGAGCGCTGACTCGTGGCTGGACGCCGGGCCTTCGGCGGGGCTGGCATTCCTCCTGGCCGATGTATGCTACGACACGTGGGTTGGCAATGTGCGCGGAAACTACTATGGACGGCGACACATCAGACTTGATCCAGACACCGATTCAGAATTCTGGGACTTTAACACCGAACAAATGGGCGTCTACGATCTCCCGGCAATTATTGACTACATATTACAACACACCGGTTCCAAAGATCTTATGTTCGTGGGCTTTTCACAAGGTTGTCGATTACTGTTCACGATGGCCTCGGAGACGTCGGGGAATGTCGAGAAAATAAGAATTGCGATCAATGTGGCGCCTGCGGTGAGAGTAAAATACACCAGAAGTATATCTTTACGGCTGTTGACAGGATTTTATGCTGCGGTTTCACCGATATTGAAAAGTCCTCGACAACTCGAGATTTTACAAAAAGGCGGTCTGATTCAAACTGCAGCCGCTTTCATATGCAAAGATTACGAACTGGCGAGAACAGTTTGTCCACTGATATTGGCAATCATCGATTCCTACGATCCGGGCTCCGTGTCGACAGACACGATACGCACATTGTTTGGACATTTCCCGGCGGGGGCGTCTGCTTATACCATAGGATTTTACGGTCAGGAagcaatatcaaaaaaatttcAGAAGTATGACTATGGTTTGAGAAAAAATTTGCAATTGTATGGCAATGCCGTCCCCCCATTGTACAACCTAAAAAAGTCAACGATGCCTGTAGTTTTAGTTTATGGCAACAACGACTTCTTGGTGGATCCGCGGGACGTGAAGTGGCTGTCCAAACAATTGCCCAACGTATTGGAGACGTACGAGGTGAGCCGCGCCACATGGAATCATTTGGACAACAACTACAGCCAGTTAGCGAAGCGACTGACCTTCcccaaaataaatcaatacttACGTAAATACAGTAATAGGGGATAAGTTCTATgaactattgttatttttatgtaagacCATTTATAGATTCGACCAACTTAATTATTTGCTTTTCTGACcatgaaatataaacattaaaaaaaattgactatttaaaaattttaattgttcgaAAGCGTTACATTTAAGTCTATATTTGTCTTGTCTTAAGCAATAAGATACAAACGATTTTACTTAAGGAAATAATACCAGAGATTTCACAGATCACTTAAAAGCGATTTGGAAAgtctttataaatgtttgtatttaaataggGAGACGGTTAGaatatgataaaaaagaagaaatacgGGACTGGCATAACGGATGATAAAGCAACTTGTAATGAATTCTCCcatctattttataaaggaCCAGAAGATGATACTCGAAATaactattgttatataaaaaccgGTGTGACATCTACCACGAGTATATCCAGGACAGTAGCAAAGTACGATAATGACAACTTATCAATAGCGACTTTAATTTAGACTAAGACCCTTCGTACACATGGCGATGTAAATTTTCGAAACTTAACCGGCAAGTTAACCGTAAGTCGATAGTGGTTCGTACACAGGCACGCGTCGGCGACATTTCTAACTGGCATTGCCAAAGccagtcgctcgcaacctgtttgtcTAGTCAGAGAAGTCGCTGAGATTTCGAAGATGGAGGagcaacattttttaattatgcatcATTTTGTTTGTACTGACCAAATTGACCATTTATGTCGACGATTCACCATTGCGAGTATGAAGTACGGGTTTCTCGATACTCACGACACAAAGacacaatattagtttcaaaGAATTAccttgccttgtgtacgaagaaCCTAACTGCTATAACTATTAATTCTTTATATCAGTTAattgttattcaaataataatgttaccAAAACTTGTATTATGTTATCaagttttgaattaattaacagATACGTGAGCGACAAAAAATTGCAACGAAATGCTAATGTTGCCAGCATTATGTAGCAAAACGAATGCAAAATTATATAGATAGAGCTGGGAACGCATAGGGTATtgaatttattgataataaatacatcaagaaatgaatatcaaatacaaaatgactactttaaaagtataaataacaaaaataacataatgtcGCATCGAttcaagatttttattaatattataaatgcgaatgtttagatggatgtttgtttgttagaaggtatttccggaacggctcaacggatcttgatgaaaattggcacatatgtagaacatagtctggaaatcTATATAgacttattaggtttttttttaattccgcacggacggagtcgcggctaaCATAATAGAGCAGCTTATCAAATTTTAGGTTATGAAAGTAaagtattaagtattataaaataattattagatatGTCACAGAAACTGgccattaaataaaacattataaggtctaacttatttattattataaggtCGGACtttcttaaatttacaatgaTTCAGTCGTTGCTTTGCCGAAGAATTTAGTAACATGTTATGTTTTAGTTCAGCACACATTTACCTAAACtcttactttataattaaaccaaACTGAATTTGTTCGATTTATAGATTATTGCTTCGAATTAATtgcaaatgaatttaattaacatttcgtgaaattataaaaagtcaTGTAGAAAAAGCTGAACGGAAATTACAACACTGCAACTGTTTTTAAATAGCCTACTTAAGAATATCTTTTGATAATGTATACCTACTTGTTAGACTTATATTCAGTAGCGTAAAAGCCACATCacgttatatattaaaaatgaatacgaAAAGAGGATCCATT
This genomic interval carries:
- the LOC106716447 gene encoding lipase 3, which codes for MREAAGGGSVLFACAVFLALLVRRTACAHNYTMLQQQDELLTTYTKDSLSNFTEFTKNYGYYSEEHVVITEDGYILFLFRIPKGKNCNGSVVKPPVLLMHGLLMSADSWLDAGPSAGLAFLLADVCYDTWVGNVRGNYYGRRHIRLDPDTDSEFWDFNTEQMGVYDLPAIIDYILQHTGSKDLMFVGFSQGCRLLFTMASETSGNVEKIRIAINVAPAVRVKYTRSISLRLLTGFYAAVSPILKSPRQLEILQKGGLIQTAAAFICKDYELARTVCPLILAIIDSYDPGSVSTDTIRTLFGHFPAGASAYTIGFYGQEAISKKFQKYDYGLRKNLQLYGNAVPPLYNLKKSTMPVVLVYGNNDFLVDPRDVKWLSKQLPNVLETYEVSRATWNHLDNNYSQLAKRLTFPKINQYLRKYSNRG